The stretch of DNA TCAAATTTGAACAAGATTTAACATATGCTTTTTCATCTACACCTACACCTTTAAACTCAAGTTCAACACCAATCTCATTGAATGCTAATTTCACAAAATCTCTGATTGATGTTGTTTCATTTGTTGCTATAACCCAATCTTCTGGATCATCTGCTTGTAATATCATCCACATCATCCTTACATAATCTTTAGCATGTCCCCAATCACGTTGAGCATCAAGGTTTCCTAAATAAAATTTATCTTGTAGTCCCAAACCTATTCTCGATACAGCTCTTGTAATCTTTCTTGTCACAAAGGTTTCTCCTCTAATTGGAGATTCATGATTAAATAAAATTCCATTACATGCATACATATCATATGCCTCTCTATAATTAACTGTAATCCAATATGCATACATTTTGGCCACAGCATAAGGACTTCTTGGATAAAATGGTGTTTTTTCTGTCTGTGGTACCTCTTGAACTCTACCATAAAGTTCTGAAGTAGATGCTTGGTAAATTCTAGTTTTCTTTTCTAAACCAAGTAATCTAACTGCCTCTAAAATTCTTAAAGTTCCAATTCCATCTGCATTTGCGGTATATTCTGGAACTTCAAAAGACACATGCACGTGACTCATAGCTGCCAAATTATAAATTTCATCTGGTTGTATTTCCTGAATTAGCCTAATTAAATTAGTACTATCAGTTAAATCTCCATAATGTAAAATAAAATTTCTATCCTCTACATGAGGATCTTGATATAAATGATCAATACGATCAGTATTAAAAAGAGAAGATCTTCTTTTTAAACCATGAACAATATATCCTTTTTTTAATAAAAATTCACTTAAATAAGCTCCGTCTTGACCTGTTACTCCAGTAATAAATGCAACTTTTGACATCTTTAAATTATTTTAGTATTATTATTGAGCTATTAAACTTTTCAAATAACTTCCATATCCGCTTTTTCCATATTTTTTAGCAGATTGAAGCAATTGTTCCTTATTTATATAAGCTTTCCTAAAAGCTATTTCTTCTATACATGATATTTTAAACCCTTGTCTTTTCTCTAAAACTTTCACAAATTCAGCTGCATCATGCAATGAATCTATTGTTCCTGTATCTAACCAGGCTGTCCCACGATCTAAAAAAGCAACTTTCAATTTCCCTTGCTTTAAATATTCTTTATTCACATCCGTAATTTCATATTCTCCTCTTGCACTTGGTTCTATATTTTTTGCTATTTCCACAACGGAATTATCATAAAAATAGAGACCTGGTACTGCAAAATTTGATTTAGGATTTTCAGGTTTTTCCTCAAGAGAAGTTACGTTAAATTTATCTCCAACTTTTTCAAAACCAACTACTCCATAACGCTCAGGATCTGAAACTCGATAAGCAAAAATAGTGGGATCTTCAGATTTTGCAACATTAGTCAATAATTCATGCATTCTAGATCCATAAAAAATATTATCACCTAATACTAATGCAACAGAATCATCTCCAATAAACTCTTCACCTAAGATAAAGGCTTGAGCTAGACCATTAGGCACTTCCTGAACTTTATATTCAAACTTACATCCTATTTGACTACCGTCACCTAATAATCTTTTAAACCCCTCTATATCGTGAGGTGTAGAAATAATTAGGATTTCACGTATTCCTGCTAACATTAATGTAGAAAGTGGATAATAAACCATCGGTTTATCATATACTGGTATTAATTGTTTACTAATTGCTATTGTTAAAGGATAAAGTCGAGTTCCTGACCCTCCTGCTAAAATAATTCCTTTCATATTTCTTTAATAATCGATTTTATAATTAAATCATGTATTATATTGATTAACTTGATCAATTAATCTTGCTTGTTCTAAAATTTTATTCCATTCAATATCAAAATTCCCAACTCTACATAAATTAATAAAATAATTTAACATATTAACAAAATGATCATCTTTTTGGAGTTTAATTTCCTTTAAAAATCCTTGTTTCTCTAAAATTATTGAAGGAATATAGTCATGCTTTGCTGTAAATGCTCTTGTAGATGTTATCTTTCCCTTACTTCCCCAAATTTCATAATTACATTGATAAAAATTATCAAACCCAAATGCTACTTCTGAAAAAATATCCTTTTCCTTATTTACAAGAAAAGCACCCCCAAACCAATCAACTTTATATTCATCATGATATTTCAAAAAAGAAGACTCAACTTGAAAGCCATTTCCCATTATGAAAGTAGTAGCTTTCAAAACATAAGCTCCAGCATCTAACAATGCACCTCCTCCCAAATTTCTTTTATAACGTATATTATCTGATTCAGAAAAAGGGGGAAAACCAAAAGAACTTCTAAAAGATCTTATCTCTCCAATCTCTTCACTTTTAATTAATTCTTTGACATATTCATGTTGAGAATGAAACTGAAATTGAAAATTTTCAACCAATGCTAAATTTCTTGACTTTGCTAATTCTACAAGTAATTTAGATTGTTCAAAATTCATTGTTGTTGGTTTTTCAACTAATACATGTTTCCCTTTTAATAAGGACTTTTTCACCCATTCAAAATGTAAAGCATTTGGAAGGGGGATATAAACAGCATCAATACTATCATCTTCTAATAATGCTTCATAAGAGGCTGCATAATCACAGTTAAATTTAATAGCCAACTCTTTTGCTTTATTTATATCTCTACTACTCAAAGTAATTGATCTCTTATCTTTATAAATTCTTTTAAGAGCTGGTATTATATTATTGATCGCAATATTGGCACAACTAATAATTCCCCAATTCATAATTATTTTTTTATTTGTAGTTAATTGCTGATATTAAACTTCTTGCCTGAATATTAACATAATTATTAAAGACTATAAACCTTTTTAATTGATTTAATGTCATCCAATTATAATTTTCAGGGATATTGTTTAAAGCAAAATTATCATCCGCAAAAACAATCTTATTTCTATTTTGTTCTTTATAAAATCTACCTCCTTCTTCAGACTGTAATGAATCTAAAATCACATTATCTTCAGGAGAATCAAGAATAGTATCTAAAAATGGAATATCTTTACGATTAGATAAATCAACTTTACTACATTGAACTGTTGGAGCAATTTCAATTATATCAAAATTACCAGATTCCATTTTTGCTTGTACTAAAAAATGTAAGATACCATTTATCTCCTTAACTAAAAAAGCACATAAACCATGAGATACTGGTTCAATCAATGGTTGACCCCATGATTTAACTTCTCTATTTCCAATCTGAACATCAACTCCAATAATATTAAAATATTTATTTTCTTTATGTTTAATTACATTCTGATCTACAATCCAATCTTCTAAATTAAATATAGATTTTTTTTCTATTTTCACATCATATTTAACCTTAATTTTAGTAATCCAATGTATTATCTCTTGAAAAGTAAAAAGAGAAGCATCATTAGTAATAGAAGACTCTAAAAATCTTTTACCAATCGTATTTTTATCTGAATTCAACAAGTTATAAAAAATCACTGTTCTATGACTAAAATTACCAAAAGAAATACCTGAAATAACCGTTCTCGTATCCATATTAATAATATTATCTATTGCCATAATTTCTTTAATTTGTCCAAGAGTAGCCCACTTAAAATCTTCATAAACAGGAATTTTTTCATCTACATTAATTATCATATTTCGATTTCTTTTTTTATAAAATCTTCCCCCTTGTTCTGATTGTAATTGATCCAATAAAATATTATTATTACTGACCTTTGTAAAATATTCTAAATATTTTGGTTTTGTACCACCATGTACTTGAGTATAATTACTTTTCGTCGCCTGTACAGTTGGTGAAATTTGAACATGATTAACATTTCCAGGTTCTATTTTAGCTTGTATCAAGAAGTATAATATACCATTAATCTCTTTTGTAATAAATCCTAAATACCCAATTTCTGGTTGACTAATAATAGGCTGATCCCACTCTTTATGTACATTAAAATTTGATTGCACATTAATTCCAATTATACTAAAAAACTTATTTGATGAATGTCTCAAACAACCCTTTTCCCCATCCAATATCCAGTCGTCTAATCCCGAAAAACTAACCTTATCAATTCTTACCTTAACTTTATTATTCCTTTCTTTTATCCAATTCAAAATACTCTCAGTTGAATTAAATCTATTCTCAGAAGTTAAGGCTGACTTCAAAAAACTTATTTGTATATCTTTTGTTTTAAACATTAGCCATATAATTAATTATATATTTTTAACCCATTGTTTAATAGAATGCTTTAATCCTGGTATTAAAGGTGTAATCTTAGCTGAATCAAAGATAGTATCTCCGCTTTCTAGTAATTTAGCTTTCTGGGGCCAATTAACAAACCTTATATGACCACCATATCTATTTACTAACACTTCTGCCAATTCTTTTAAAGAATATGTTTCACCTTTTAGGTTAAAAATTTCATTATTAATAGATGAATTAAATGTAACCTCCATTATTTGATTACACAAATCTTCTATATGTGTAAAAGTTCTCTTAACTTCTCCTTTACCATAAAGATTAATTACAGAGTTAGATTTTAACATTTTAAGAAACATCCCTATAGTACCATAAGAATAGTTTTCACTTAAAATATTACCATAGGGTATTCCAATCCTAAATATTAAATAATCCAAACCATAATAATCTGAATATATTTTAACAATTTTTTCATTCTGGAATTTATTTAAAGCATAAACGCTCTTAAATTCTTTTTCAGCATCTTCCTTAAGTAGTTTATTTTCTATACCTTTATATACCAATCGTGTAGAAGGAAGAATAAGACGAGGGCGTTTATTTGATTTCACAATAAAATCCAAAACGTTGGTTAAA from Flavobacteriaceae bacterium UJ101 encodes:
- the gmd|GMDS gene encoding GDP-mannose 4,6-dehydratase (Catalyzes the conversion of GDP-D-mannose to GDP-4- dehydro-6-deoxy-D-mannose; Belongs to the NAD(P)-dependent epimerase/dehydratase family. GDP-mannose 4,6-dehydratase subfamily.; KEGG: eco:b2053 GDPmannose 4,6-dehydratase), producing the protein MSKVAFITGVTGQDGAYLSEFLLKKGYIVHGLKRRSSLFNTDRIDHLYQDPHVEDRNFILHYGDLTDSTNLIRLIQEIQPDEIYNLAAMSHVHVSFEVPEYTANADGIGTLRILEAVRLLGLEKKTRIYQASTSELYGRVQEVPQTEKTPFYPRSPYAVAKMYAYWITVNYREAYDMYACNGILFNHESPIRGETFVTRKITRAVSRIGLGLQDKFYLGNLDAQRDWGHAKDYVRMMWMILQADDPEDWVIATNETTSIRDFVKLAFNEIGVELEFKGVGVDEKAYVKSCSNLKYQLEIGKEVLNVDPKYFRPTEVDLLIGNATKAKEKLGWIPEYDLKSLVKDMMNCDLKLMSKDQLLKKEGYQIMNYFE
- a CDS encoding glucose-1-phosphate thymidylyltransferase (Catalyzes the formation of dTDP-glucose, from dTTP and glucose 1-phosphate in the novobiocin biosynthesis pathway, an aminocoumarin family antibiotic that targets bacterial DNA gyrases. Belongs to the glucose-1-phosphate thymidylyltransferase family.; KEGG: eco:b3789 glucose-1-phosphate thymidylyltransferase); the protein is MKGIILAGGSGTRLYPLTIAISKQLIPVYDKPMVYYPLSTLMLAGIREILIISTPHDIEGFKRLLGDGSQIGCKFEYKVQEVPNGLAQAFILGEEFIGDDSVALVLGDNIFYGSRMHELLTNVAKSEDPTIFAYRVSDPERYGVVGFEKVGDKFNVTSLEEKPENPKSNFAVPGLYFYDNSVVEIAKNIEPSARGEYEITDVNKEYLKQGKLKVAFLDRGTAWLDTGTIDSLHDAAEFVKVLEKRQGFKISCIEEIAFRKAYINKEQLLQSAKKYGKSGYGSYLKSLIAQ
- a CDS encoding D-xylose 1-dehydrogenase (NADP(+)) (NADP-dependent D-xylose dehydrogenase involved in the degradation of D-xylose, a major component of hemicelluloses such as xylan. Even if it shows D-xylose dehydrogenase activity, it is not essential for D-xylose degradation; Belongs to the Gfo/Idh/MocA family.), which codes for MNWGIISCANIAINNIIPALKRIYKDKRSITLSSRDINKAKELAIKFNCDYAASYEALLEDDSIDAVYIPLPNALHFEWVKKSLLKGKHVLVEKPTTMNFEQSKLLVELAKSRNLALVENFQFQFHSQHEYVKELIKSEEIGEIRSFRSSFGFPPFSESDNIRYKRNLGGGALLDAGAYVLKATTFIMGNGFQVESSFLKYHDEYKVDWFGGAFLVNKEKDIFSEVAFGFDNFYQCNYEIWGSKGKITSTRAFTAKHDYIPSIILEKQGFLKEIKLQKDDHFVNMLNYFINLCRVGNFDIEWNKILEQARLIDQVNQYNT
- a CDS encoding UDP-glucose 4-epimerase (KEGG: tpz:Tph_c03640 UDP-glucose 4-epimerase) yields the protein MKKSLIFGVNGYIGRHLAYFLNKKKIKVIGFDIHQKSVVLGIDYYSLDNCKRDSFKNIDFSNVDYVFYFSGLTGINASIEEAHKYIMVNEIGLTNVLDFIVKSNKRPRLILPSTRLVYKGIENKLLKEDAEKEFKSVYALNKFQNEKIVKIYSDYYGLDYLIFRIGIPYGNILSENYSYGTIGMFLKMLKSNSVINLYGKGEVKRTFTHIEDLCNQIMEVTFNSSINNEIFNLKGETYSLKELAEVLVNRYGGHIRFVNWPQKAKLLESGDTIFDSAKITPLIPGLKHSIKQWVKNI